One Trichoderma atroviride chromosome 7, complete sequence DNA segment encodes these proteins:
- a CDS encoding uncharacterized protein (TransMembrane:4 (o12-33i54-75o87-109i130-155o)) has protein sequence MESELAPKFAPFIGMGGIAAAMIFGSIGAAYGTAKSGIGIAGVGTFRPDLIMKCLIPVIMSGILAVYSLVIAVLIAEDLAAPSAKSYSLFTGFMHLGCGISVGMTGLAAGYCIGIVGDTGVRAFMAQSRIFVGMVLILIFGEVLGLYGLIVALLLNTKS, from the exons ATGGAGTCAGAACTTGCTCCCAAGTTTGCGCCCTTCATCGGGATG GGcggcattgctgctgcaatgatATTTGGAT CTATCGGTGCTGCCTATGGGACAGCTAAATCAGGCATCGGTATTGCCGGCGTTGGCACCTTTCGACCGGATCTTATCATGAAG TGTCTGATTCCAGTCATCATGTCTGGTATCTTAGCAGTTTACTCTCTTGTCATTGCAGTCCTCATTGCAGAAGATCTCGCCGCCCCCTCAGCAAAGAGCTACAGTCTTTTCAC AGGCTTCATGCACCTCGGATGTGGCATATCTGTAGGAATGACCGGGCTGGCAGCTGGGTACTGCATCGGCATCGTTGGCGATACCGGAGTCCGTGCCTTCATGGCACAGTCTAGGATATTCGTCGGCATGGTTCTAATTCTTATTTTTGGCGAAGTACTGGGCCTTTACGG GCTCATCGTTGCTCTTTTGCTCAACACGAAGAGCTGA
- a CDS encoding uncharacterized protein (EggNog:ENOG41) produces MTGLASLPRYSTDDFDAASVHSAAPSYVSEVPSYRSRTTHSEALPSYAAAVAGTASRRDASRAQNSLPGTQTIGLPPLPPLASTSALNTHNYRIPTWSANNAPAARHYRNVAERRATDRWLQAAAAELIVGMRDSAINRQNNSREAPLRPLEDPYLVGEQAAAEARRRRIASEVNESMLREEDKQWDWMLAQMKTREERDRPSTRVRQEAAQNRQRTLFGRIGGRLPR; encoded by the exons ATGACAGGATTAGCCTCTCTACCCCGGTATAGCACAGACGACTTTGATGCAGCCTCAGTTCACTCTGCAGCTCCCTCTTATG TCTCAGAGGTGCCTTCATACCGCTCTAGGACGACGCATAGCGAAGCCCTTCCATCATATGCGGCCGCAGTAGCAGGAACGGCATCGCGGAGAGACGCCTCCAGAGCACAGAACTCTTTGCCCGGGACGCAGACTATTGGACTACCGCCACTTCCGCCGCTCGCTTCAACAAGTGCCTTGAACACTCACAATTACCGGATCCCTACGTGGTCGGCCAACAACGCACCGGCGGCCCGTCACTACCGCAATGTAGCAGAGAGGCGGGCTACGGACAGATGGCTCCAGGCCGCAGCTGCGGAATTGATTGTTGGCATGCGGGACTCTGCGATCAATCGACAAAATAACAGTAGAGAGGCCCCTCTCCGCCCATTAGAAGATCCATACTTGGTCGGTGAGCAAGCCGCTGCTGAAGCCCGCCGGCGAAGGATTGCCAGCGAGGTTAATGAGAGCatgttgagagaagaagataaGCAATGGGACTGGATGCTGGCCCAGATGAAGACACGGGAAGAAAGAGATAGACCTTCGACTCGGGTTCGACAAGAGGCAGCTCAAAATCGGCAGAGAACGTTATTCGGCCGGATCGGTGGACGGTTACCACGATAA
- a CDS encoding uncharacterized protein (EggNog:ENOG41~BUSCO:EOG092D2PVH), whose amino-acid sequence MSTRRADSPDTESDGSRQSRHQPLRRESLVMRQREGPQVQSSTKRKRNPQRATDDGDNEHDSDSDDVYDPDQPLEERRKVQQGFRDLLRNITENSEEYLQGDSHGLHETILRANELSKQVRQTTEATIDSRLLVSTTDLSYRKTLRLTQGSLSQGIDGDDFISKCIAYMRNGGGIANDQSLELSSTQRQRRRTVHDRAHEDDGGDVGDEGDMMNWAHLGHFACLPYVRRPALPGFLLGPLSVEKKARKAAKRSAPFRPNSLTETRPEILNVDDLAKKENDLTVICGKILQQLYKIQANAQETVADLITDDMEEDEKTRLMHEHGLRSTGGIDLMRFVVNPKSFGQTIENLFYVSFLIRDGRVEIDFDEDGLPALAPVDREGDDVGAIRQSTSKHQAILSMDMETWQDIIDTLGFEEPMIEHRQELSATGPGARGWYG is encoded by the exons ATGTCAACTCGGCGTGCCGATTCTCCAGATACCGAGTCTGATGGCTCGCGCCAGTCACGACATCAACCGCTACGGCGAGAGAGCTTAGTTatgaggcagagagaagGTCCGCAGGTGCAGTCAAGCACCAAGCGTAAGCGAAATCCCCAACGAGCAACAGACGACGGCGACAATGAGCACGATAGCGACTCCGACGATGTTTACGACCCAGATCAACCactagaagaaagaagaaaggttCAGCAGGGATTTCGCGACCTTCTTCGAAACATCACAGAAAACAGCGAAGAATATCTACAAGGCGACTCTCATGGTCTGCATGAGACCATTTTGCGGGCCAACGAGCTCTCCAAGCAAGTACGACAGACGACTGAAGCCACGATTGATTCACGGCTGCTTGTCAGCACAACCGACCTTTCGTACCGCAAGACCCTGAGGCTCACACAAGGCAGCCTGTCACAAGGAATCGACGGGGACGATTTTATTTCCAAGTGCATCGCGTATATGCGAAATGGTGGGGGAATTGCCAATGACCAATCCCTAGAACTTTCGAGCACCCAGAGGCAACGACGGCGAACGGTACATGATCGAGCAcatgaggatgatggcggggatgtaggagatgaaggagacATGATGAACTGGGCTCATCTCGGCCATTTCGCGTGCTTGCCATATGTCAGGCGGCCTGCGCTGCCTGGCTTTCTTCTTGGTCCATTATCGGTCGAAAAGAAGGCGCGCAAGGCGGCAAAGCGGAGTGCCCCGTTTCGTCCAAATAGCCTGACGGAGACAAGACCCGAAATCCTCAATGTCGATGATCTCGCTAAGAAGGAGAATGATCTGACTGTTATTTGCGGCAAAATTCTTCAGCAACTCTACAAGATCCAGGCCAATGCCCAAGAAACAGTCGCAGACCTGATCACAGATGAtatggaagaggatgaaaaaACCCGGCTTATGCACGAGCATGGATTACGGAGCACCGGTGGTATCGACTTGATGAGATTTGTGGTCAATCCCAAGTCATTCGGACAAACTATCGAGAATCTTTTCTACGTGAGCTTTCTTATCCGAGATGGAAGAGTGGAGATTGATTTCGACGAAGATGGTCTCCCTGCATTAG CACCGGTAGATCGAGAgggtgatgatgttggagCTATTCGCCAGTCAACTTCTAAGCATCAGGCTATTCTATCTATGGACATGGAAACCTGGCAAGACATCATTGATACCCTGGGCTTTGAAGAACCCATGATCGAACATCGTCAGGAGTTGTCCGCTACCGGCCCCGGGGCCAGAGGCTGGTACGGCTAG